From the Lolium rigidum isolate FL_2022 chromosome 2, APGP_CSIRO_Lrig_0.1, whole genome shotgun sequence genome, one window contains:
- the LOC124686060 gene encoding uncharacterized protein LOC124686060 yields MGLPFSAFNKFGLPGISSVTTGQVYDRHFKDRETGNFRDFHIAYVDFCQYFNTVMPGQDFDTPGLGDIKDFYEKTWEPLKDEVEKKKTFIKFMEENIHEAKVDDSLFIMAGLAAPAAAIIAKRSSESIPQVKKFKLQYIPNVVFVPLCTLFAIMGATAVQMNKKNKKPTS; encoded by the exons ATGGGTCTTCCCTTTAGTGCATTCAACAAGTTTG GGCTGCCGGGAATTAGCTCGGTAACTACCGGACAAGTTTATGATCGACATTTCAAGGACAGGGAAACTGGCAACTTTAGAGATTTTCATATTGCCTATGTCGATTTCTGCCA GTATTTCAACACTGTAATGCCTGGCCAAGATTTCGATACTCCAGGACTTGGAGATATTAAG GACTTCTATGAAAAAACATGGGAACCTCTGAAGGACGAGGTCGAAAAGAAAAAGACATTCATTAAGTTCATGGAGGAAAATATCCACGAGGCCAAAGTTGACGACAGCCTCTTCATCATGGCCGGCTTGGCTGCACCAGCAGCAGCCATCATTGCCAAGAGGAGCAGCGAGAGCatccctcaggtgaagaagttcaAGCTGCAGTACATCCCCAACGTCGTGTTTGTGCCGCTGTGCACGCTGTTCGCCATCATGGGTGCCACCGCAGTCCAGATGAATAAGAAGAACAAAAAGCCTACCAGCTGA
- the LOC124686059 gene encoding small nuclear ribonucleoprotein E-like, with protein sequence MASTKVQRIMTQPINLIFRFLQSKARIQIWLFEQKDMRIEGRIIGFDEYMNLVLEDSEEINIKKDTRKSLGRILLKGDNITLMMNTGK encoded by the exons ATGGCGTCCACCAAGGTGCAGCGGATCATGACCCAGCCCATCAATCTCATCTTCCGATTCCTCCAGAGC AAGGCGCGCATCCAGATCTGGCTCTTCGAGCAGAAGGACATGCGGATCGAGGGCAGGATCATC GGCTTTGATGAATACATGAATTTGGTCCTGGAGGATTCCGAGGAGATCAACATCAAGAAAGACACTAGGAAATCTCTGG GTCGGATCCTCTTGAAAGGAGATAACATTACGCTAATGATgaacac GGGAAAGTAA